DNA from Planctomycetia bacterium:
GTGCGGAAGGATTTTGAACGAAAGTTCATCGAGCCGCTGGTCGACCAGTTGAAGACAACCATGCAGGCACAGGAAGATTTGTCACGCATGATGCAGGCCTGTTATCAGGACTGCAAATAGAGAACACCAACCCTCATCAGATAGATGGTACTATGCCAGAACCACTTTTGCTCAAGCGCTTGCGAGACCTTGTCCATCAAGTTCGATCTGCCATCCAGAATCGAACAGCGTCAGAGAATGAACTGGCAACGGTTCACCTGGAGAAAGCCCAGGCTGCTGAAGACACCTGGAAGCAAATTCAGGTTGATCTGAAGCAGAGGCAGGAAAAGCAACTTGCTGAGCTGGATCAGGAGTTCAAGGATCGCAAACTGAAATTTGCTCAGTCTGCCCATGCTGAACTCGAATCGACCAAGCAGGCATTGGCTAAAGCCGAGCAGGACATGACTGGCAGGCATTACCTGGAGACGGAAAGTCTCAAACGTGCTTATGAAGATGCAGTCTGGTCAACCAAGACCATTTACGAAGGTGACAAAAAAGCTGCCAATGAGAGTCTGCGGGCGAAAGAACACGAGGCACACGCAGCCTGCCAGAAACTGCGTGGCTTCCTGAAACAGGCGGAAGAAACCCTGGTAGCCTGGCGACTTCGGCCTGAATATGCCGAGCTACCCAAAGTGGAGCCACTCAAAGTATCTGAGGGAACGTCGCCCAAAAACCTGCTTGAACAAATGGTAAAAAAAGGGGAAGCACAATTATCCAAGCTGCAAGGCTTGCTGCTCCCAAAACTGGTGCAACTCCGAATTGTCATCCCCTTCGCCATCATTCTCACTGCATTGCTGACCATTCCGGTGATCATGCTGACCGGTAATAAACTCGTCGGCGCTGCCATGGGTATACCAGCAGCAGCAATCATCAGCTTTGCCATTGTCTACTCGGCTTACCAGGTTGCAGCCTGGCAGGCTCGTAAAGCGACGTTTCCACTGGGCGATACCGTAGCAGAAGCACTTACCCTCGAGCCTCATTGCAAAAAAGAAGCTGAGGTGGAAATCAAGCATCTGCTGAAGAAGCTGCAGGATCAGAAAAATGCTGACCTGGAAGCGCACGACAAGACTTTTGTCCCGCAGATCAAACAGCAGAAGATTACCTTCGAGCAGGAATCCAAATCTTTCTTCGCCAGTAAGGATACCAAGCTCGCTGAAATGCAGGCTCGATTCAAGACCGACATGGATTCCATTGAGAGTGAGCACAAGTCAAAACTGGAGCGTATCAATACTGCATATTCCAGCGACTTGAAAAATGCGGAAGAAAATTATCAACGCGATGCAGTAACCGTTCGCCAGCGATACCAGGAAGCTCGAAAGGGAATGGTGCATGCCTGGAAAACTTCACTCGAAAACATCAAGAATGAATCTGCATCGCTGAAACAGGATGTTGCGACGATCTGCCCAGCGTGGAACAACTGGAAATCACTGCCGTCGGCGAATGGCATGCCCGATGTCGTGCAGTATGGCGAATTCACCATCGACTTTGCCAGCATACCTGGTGGCATTCCTGCTGATGCTGAGCTCAAAGCCGAGCCGCCTTTGAAACAGACTGTTCCTGCATTGGCTTCATTCCCTACCGGTGGCAATGTCTTGTTGAAGGCAAACGGGCCAGGCAAGGAAGCTGCTATCGAGGTTTTGCAGCAACTGACTTTGCGGTTCCTGACCCAGTTGCCTGCAGGCAAAGCCAGGCTGACCATTTTCGACCCTGTCGGGTTAGGCGACAACTTTGCCGCCCTCATGCACCTGGCGGATTACGATGAAGCACTGATCGCCCACCGCATCTGGACGGAAGAGCACCATTTCGAACAACGCCTGGTCGATCTGACCGGCCACATGGAAAGCATCATTCAAAAGTATCTACGAAATCAGTATCCGAGCATCGAGGCTTACAATCAGGATGCAGGCGAAGTAGCTGAACCTTTCCGCTTGCTGGTGGTGGCCAACTATCCAGCTAATTTCAATACCGAAGCCGCCAAGCGACTGGTCAGCGTGGCAGCCAGTGGTTCGCGATGTGGAGTGAGCACCTTTATCAGCATGGACACCAGTGCCGATCAGCCTCGAGATATCAACCTGACCATTCTGGAAGAGAACAGCCTGTTGTTCGCGTGGAAGGATGGACGCTTCAGTGCAGGCGACCCGGACTTTGCCGATCTGCCCTTAAGCATGACTGTTCCACCCGATGACCAGCGTGTTACCGAACTCCTCAATCAAGTGGGCAAGGCAGCTCGCGATGCAGCCAAGGTGGAGGTGGCATTCAAGCTCATTCATCCTAACTTTGAGCAGAAACCAGTGTGGTATGCCGACAGCGCCACGGGTTTGAACATCCCTCTCGGGCGTGTCGGTGCAACGCGTCGGCAAGCCCTCACGCTGGGGCAGGGCACCTCGCAACATGTGCTGGTTGCAGGCAAGACGGGTTCAGGCAAATCGACTCTGCTCAATGTTCTTATCACGAATGCTGCCTTGCACTACAGCCCTGAACAACTCGAAATGTACCTGATTGATTTCAAGAAAGGCGTTGAATTCAAGGCTTATGCGGTGCATGCACTGCCTCACGCCCGCGTTATTGCCATTGAAAGTGAACGAGAGTTTGGCTTGTCGGTATTGCAGAAACTCGACGCGGAATTGAAACACCGAGGAGAGCGTTTCCGTGAACTGGGTATTGCCAACATCAAGGATGTGCGTGAAGCAGATCAAAATGCCATGTATCCGCGTATTCTGCTCATCGTCGATGAGTTCCAGGAATTTTTTGTCGATGACGATCGGCTGTCGCAGGAAGCTGCTCTGCTGCTTGACCGGTTGGTCAGGCAGGGCCGTGCCTTTGGTATCCATGTCATCCTTGGTTCACAAACCCTGGGAGGCGCCTACACGCTGGCTCGCAGCACCATCGATCAGATGGCGGTTCGCATCGTGCTGCCCTGTTCAGAATCGGATGGGCACCTGATTCTGGGCGACGATAACCATGCCGCCCGCCTGCTCAGCCGGCCAGGCGAGGCCATCTACAACGATGCCAGCGGCCGCGTGGAAGGCAATCATCCGTTCCAGATCTGCTGGCTCGATGATGATCAGCGGGAACAACTTCTGGAAGACATTCACAAAAAGTATGTCGGCTCGCCGGGCAAGTTCCAGTTTGCAGAACCGATTGTCTTTGAAGGCAATGCCCCTGCGGAACTCAGTCGCAGCAGACCCTTGCTGGCAGCCTTGGAGAAATTACCTGCACAGGCCCCCAAAGAACCTGCAGCACTCCTCGGCGAAGCCATCGCCATCAAGGATGCTTCCACTGCCGTATTCAAACGGCAGTCGGGCAGTCAGTTGCTCATTCTGGGACAGGATGAACGTGCCGCAGTCGGCGTCCTGGCAGGTTCACTGGTCAGTCTGGCCTGCCAGCATCCGCCCGGTACTGCAAAATTCTTTGTCCTGGCTGCGAACTTTGAAGTGGAACCTGCACAGGCCTTGCACCGCCTGATTAAACTCCTGCCGCATGAAGTGGCAACCGGTCAACATCGCGAAGTAAGCCAGCACATGCAGACCCTGCACGATGAGTTAACTGCACGACGATCACTACCTCCCGATGCCCCCATGACACCGATTTTCGTTGTCATTCACGGGTTGCATCGCCTGCGTGATCTCCGCAGAAGCGATGACGATTTTGGAGGTGAGAGCAGTTCATCCCCTGTCAACCAGATGGCCGAACTGGTGAAAGAGGGAGCAACCCTGGGCATACATTTCCTCATCTGGGTAGACACCGCCACGGGTGCAACCCGCTCCTTCGACCGTGCTACCCTTCGCGAGTTTACCCTGCGTGTTCTGTTCCAGATGTCCGCCAACGATTCCTCGAACCTCATCGACAGCCCCGCTGCCGGCAAACTCGGAGCACACCGCGCGCTCTACCATTCCGAAGAAATGGGAACCATCGAAAAATTCCGCCCCTACGGCGTGCCTGATGAAGCGGTTTTCCAGTTGCTGGAAGAGAAGCTCTCAGGGTGGAATCGGTAAATGCTCCCCTCTCCCTTTGAGGAAAGGAGTTGGGGGTGATACGGGATTAAGTTCGAGCATGAATCAGTAAATCCACCTGCAAATTAAGTTGACACTCTATCGCCCAGTGTCACAATGTCGCAAATCGTCCGTTGCGAGATCAGCCATGGCTGCGGCACCAGCGATAAAAACAAAACCGGGTTGGTGTCGGATTTTGCTTGCGACACTGCTGGTCTACCTTTTATCTGTTTGGGTTTTCTGGTATCTGCTCCCAACTCAATCTCGCCTGACTTTTTCTACCGATCCCAGTCTGAACTTTGCCGGCTTTTCGCCCGACAGCAATTTACTGGCAACCACTACCAAGCTCAAAGAACCATTGAAGGATAACAAGGTCTTTGAGATGCCTGTCTATGGTGGTCCCGTACGCATTCATGACATTCAAACCGGCAACGAACGTTTTCAACTCGCCCAGGATTGGCAATCCGTTTCTCATGTAGTCTTCTCACCGGACAGCAAATGGATTGCCACTCTTGCTCAGGATGGTGAGGCTGCCGTTTGGAATGGACAGACTGGCAAAATGCATTTCCGTTTCAAAACTTGTCCGCAAGGCGCCAGGGGATATGGCTATGAATCCGATATGCGCTTCGCACCAGATGGTGTCACTCTGGTGCTGGTCAGCCCAAACGAAAATGATCTGGAAATCTGGGACATTCCATCCGGTCAACCTCGTGCCACCATTCCTAATGTGCGCTGCTTCGGCTTGTCACCCGACGGCAAGACCCTCATTTCTGCAGAATATTTTGCGAAACCTGTGTCTTATTGGAATGGCGTACTCTTCGATTATTTATTCGCAGCTGGAACTTACCTGCCATTGCTCCCACGAGAAATTCTTAGCCAATTGCAATCCATCCATGTTCGTGATCTGCCCACGGGAAAAATACGTTCAAAACTCCACGGCTGGATCCGCGCATCAGCATCTGTCGCTATTTCACACGATTCGAACATGGTGGCGATAGGCACTCATGCTTTCCCAACAGCTCCAGATGAGTTCGACAAAAATCATGCCGAAGTAAGGCAATGGAATCTTTCCACGCTAGATGTGTTGCCAACATTGAAAATCTACAAACCCAGCTTTAGAGGTGTATTTCGATTGAACTACAGCCACAATAATCAGATTCTCTTTACCCATGATGGCGTTGTATCACAGGCTTGGAATGCAACAAAAACACCACCTGTTCAGATAGATGTTTCAGTTTTGGATGTTTCGCCTGATGGGAGACGAGCGGCTTTCGAAAGAACTGATAATCCAGCGAATCCTGTATTTCCAAACACATTGAAGAATCATGTTGTGATCGTTGATCTGCCATCAGGAGCAGAAATTCAAAAGCTGAAAGTCGATCGTCCTACTCTGTCAGTCAATCCTTTGAAATTCAGCCCAGACGGCACCCTGCTGGCGGTGAAGGTAATTTATCATCAAGACGAGGATGGAGTGATTCAGAAATATCTTAGGACTCTTCAATTTCTCTTTAAGGCAAACGGTAATCGCGGGATAGGTGATCCGCATTCGGAAATCAGGTTCTTCGATGTTGCAACAGGGCGTTCACGCGGTGCCATCCATGATCAGTTGCGGAGTTATGGCATTAGCTACACCGCAGACAGCAGCATTTGCTATATTTATGGGTCAGACGGCATACAACTCTGGGACGTGCCACCTCGATCACCATGGGTTAGAGTACTTTCCTTCGCAGCAATACCTTCTGTCCTGATCCTGCTAATTCAACTTATTTCGAGTAGAAGGAGAAGTGTGTCGAGCTATCGAGAGGTACCGCAAGGTTGAATGCTACTAATCGATGGCAACGAGCACATACGATGAGTCGTTAGCGGGTTGGCTGTCGAGGAAAGTCATCGATGAATTACTTTCCATGATTGAAGGTGATATATGTCGCAATGTGACATCGAGGATCTTAAGAAACTTATGTTGGATATCAGTGATGCTGAGGATCGGGCTCGGGTGCCCTAGTCTGGTCGTACTCGACCTGACTAGGGTGTGACCTCGTGAAGTCTGTCTAGCGGTACTCCTTGCGTGAATCGCTATCATCCCTTCGGGATGCAAATCCAACTCGGTGCTACTTCCCCTCAAACACCACCCTGCCATTCACCATCGTCATCACAACCTTGGCTTCCGCAAGGTTATTCTGTTCACGTGCATCAAGGATATCTCGATTCAAAGCAACCAGATCAGCCTGCATGCCAGGCTTCAGTGTCCCCCGTTTTTTCTCGGAAAACATGGCATACGCCGCCTCAGCGGTATATGCATGCAAGGCTTCTTCCACACTGATTCGTTGAGCAGGGAACCAGCCTTGCGGATACTTCCCATCCAGCGGACGACGATTAACCGCAGCATCAATTCCAACCAGCGGATTCAGCGGAGCCACCGGCCAGTCTGACCCAAACGAGAGTGTTGCCTGATTATCCAGCAGGCTGCGGTAGGCATAAGAACTGGAACAACGTTCGGTTCCTATTCTTCCTTCCGCCCATCGGCCATCATCCACTACGTGGTAAGGCTGCATGGATGCAATGACTGAGCTTTCCTTGAAACGCACATAATCTTCGCGACGCAGATGCTGGGCGTGTTCAATGCGGAAGCGACGGTCTCGTGAGCCATTCTGTTTGTTCACCTCGGCAAAGATGTCAAGCAGCCGGGCGTTTGCCTCATCGCCGATGGCATGCACCACTACCTGCAGTCCTGCTTTGTCTGCAGCCAGGGCCATGTTGAGCATGCTTTGCGGCGGCGTTACCCAGACACCGGTTTGCCCGGCTTCATGGCGATAGCTTTCAAACATCTTGGCAGTGCTCGAACCGAGCGAGCCATCCATATATCCCTTCACACCGCCAAGCTGAACCAGACCATGGCGTGTTCCCTCACTCTTTATCAGGCTGGCTAGTTGTCGCGATTCCGAAATAGGCCAGAAATGCCTGATGCGTAGTGTCATTTCCCCTTTGGCTTGCAGGTTCTTGTAAATGTTCCAGAGTTTCAGCCTGACGTTCTTTCCTGATCCATCGATATCGTCGATACTGGTCACACCCACGGATCGAGCTTCTTCCAGTGCACGCTTGACCCCTTGCAGAATCGCCTCATCATCAGATTCGGGAATCAGATGCCCGACCAGGCCCATGGCATTATCGCGTAAAGCGCCGGTTGGTTCCTTCGTATCCGGGTTTCGAACAATTTCTCCGCCACTGGGGTCTTTGGTATTGGCATTGATTCCAGCCAGCTTCAACACATGCGTGTTGGCCAGTGCCATGTGCCCATCGTATCGGCGAAGAAAGACGGGTCGGCCCGGCGAAACATATTTATCAATGATGCTGGCGGTTGGCAGTATTCCGTTAAACGTTCGATCATGATCCCAGTTGCCACCGAGCAGCCATCGACCTGGTGGCAGCTTCTGGTCGAATTCCTTCAGCTTGGCGCCAAACTCAGCTTCATTGGCACAGAGCTTCAGATCAACCTGGCTGAGAAAGATGCCTGCCCCCAGGAAGTGAACATGGGAATCGTGAAAGCCGGGAACAATCCGTTTTCCCTGAAGGTCAATGCGCTTGGTCGCTGGTGCCTGATACTGCCTGATCTGCTGATCATTGGTGACCGCGAGAATGGTGCCCTGACGAATCGCAATGGCGGTTGCATGGTTATTCGGTGATTTGATCCCAGCCCAGATTTTCCCATTGAACAGAATAATGTCGGCAGGATTCTGAACATCCTGTGTCATTGCAACACTGCCGATGAACAGTAATCCAAGCAGGCTAACGCAGAGTCTTTGCATAACTGATTCCTTCATCGATCAGGATGAATCCCAGCGAGGTGAGCATCTTGCGGGCCTCGGTATTATCCGACGAAATCACGGTTTCCACGACTTGAAACATCTGGTCGTTCAAATGCTGGAGCGTATGGGCCATCAGGAATTTACCCAGCCCCTGTCCGCGCAGTTCTTCTTTCACCTTGAGATCATACAGCCCGGCTTGTGGCGGCTGGTTCTTGCTCAGGAATTGTGTCATTTCAGCAGCACGAAGTTCTGCTACCGGTTGCTCGAGAGCCGAATCGAGAAGTTGAAAAACAGTGGTCTCCATGCCGCCATGCAGCGCCTCGTCATACCAGTTGATGACGGGTCGCGGGATATTCCTCATTTCATATTTGCGCCGCAGGTGTGTAAAACGTGGATCACCCCAGGAGATAGCCTGCGTCATCTGGCGATGATAAATCTCATACTTTTCAGCAGCAGTGTAACCCTGCTTTTCAATGAAAAGATCGACGCCTGTCATGGATTTGAGCACACCAGCCGGGCTGATGCTTCCCAGCATGCCCCAGCAGTAAGGCATCCGGTCTGCATTGCATCCGAACCGTGCATCGGTCGTGCCTTTGGATTTGAGATAGCCTTCTGCAGACTTCAACAACTTCGTACCAATGCCCTGACGACGATAATCAGCATGAACGAGGAGGAGCGACACGACACCCTTGGCATAATCAACCTTGTCTTTGGTGGCAGCAGCACCAAACCCAGCCAATGCAGCGCCGATGATCTGTTTGCTGTCCTGGCGAGTTGTATCCAGTGCCAGTTGAAGGGCAGCTGGTTCAAACCATGGCTTGCAGAACCATTGCAACTCAAGAAAAAACGGTTTGATGCCTTTACAACAGCCGCGCGTAGTCAATGATGAATTCCACAGATCGACCAGACCTGGGTTGTCGTCATTCCGATATGCACGATAAACGATAGTCACCTTGATACCCCGTTTCGCGGGTTCATTACAATATACCGGCGTAGAGTGCAGGAACCAGCAGACAAGAAAAGATGAATGGAGAAAATCACCTATGGTGAATGAAGCGGGATTAGCCAGTCTGATGCATCCATGGCGTCTGTTGACTGCAGACCTGCCTGGTATTGGTGGGATGCTCAAGCAGCAACTGGAGGATTTTCAAGTCGAAGAAATCCCAGCCTATCTACCCTCAGGCGAAGGAGACCATCTT
Protein-coding regions in this window:
- a CDS encoding GNAT family N-acetyltransferase translates to MTIVYRAYRNDDNPGLVDLWNSSLTTRGCCKGIKPFFLELQWFCKPWFEPAALQLALDTTRQDSKQIIGAALAGFGAAATKDKVDYAKGVVSLLLVHADYRRQGIGTKLLKSAEGYLKSKGTTDARFGCNADRMPYCWGMLGSISPAGVLKSMTGVDLFIEKQGYTAAEKYEIYHRQMTQAISWGDPRFTHLRRKYEMRNIPRPVINWYDEALHGGMETTVFQLLDSALEQPVAELRAAEMTQFLSKNQPPQAGLYDLKVKEELRGQGLGKFLMAHTLQHLNDQMFQVVETVISSDNTEARKMLTSLGFILIDEGISYAKTLR
- a CDS encoding amidohydrolase, which produces MQRLCVSLLGLLFIGSVAMTQDVQNPADIILFNGKIWAGIKSPNNHATAIAIRQGTILAVTNDQQIRQYQAPATKRIDLQGKRIVPGFHDSHVHFLGAGIFLSQVDLKLCANEAEFGAKLKEFDQKLPPGRWLLGGNWDHDRTFNGILPTASIIDKYVSPGRPVFLRRYDGHMALANTHVLKLAGINANTKDPSGGEIVRNPDTKEPTGALRDNAMGLVGHLIPESDDEAILQGVKRALEEARSVGVTSIDDIDGSGKNVRLKLWNIYKNLQAKGEMTLRIRHFWPISESRQLASLIKSEGTRHGLVQLGGVKGYMDGSLGSSTAKMFESYRHEAGQTGVWVTPPQSMLNMALAADKAGLQVVVHAIGDEANARLLDIFAEVNKQNGSRDRRFRIEHAQHLRREDYVRFKESSVIASMQPYHVVDDGRWAEGRIGTERCSSSYAYRSLLDNQATLSFGSDWPVAPLNPLVGIDAAVNRRPLDGKYPQGWFPAQRISVEEALHAYTAEAAYAMFSEKKRGTLKPGMQADLVALNRDILDAREQNNLAEAKVVMTMVNGRVVFEGK
- a CDS encoding AAA family ATPase: MPEPLLLKRLRDLVHQVRSAIQNRTASENELATVHLEKAQAAEDTWKQIQVDLKQRQEKQLAELDQEFKDRKLKFAQSAHAELESTKQALAKAEQDMTGRHYLETESLKRAYEDAVWSTKTIYEGDKKAANESLRAKEHEAHAACQKLRGFLKQAEETLVAWRLRPEYAELPKVEPLKVSEGTSPKNLLEQMVKKGEAQLSKLQGLLLPKLVQLRIVIPFAIILTALLTIPVIMLTGNKLVGAAMGIPAAAIISFAIVYSAYQVAAWQARKATFPLGDTVAEALTLEPHCKKEAEVEIKHLLKKLQDQKNADLEAHDKTFVPQIKQQKITFEQESKSFFASKDTKLAEMQARFKTDMDSIESEHKSKLERINTAYSSDLKNAEENYQRDAVTVRQRYQEARKGMVHAWKTSLENIKNESASLKQDVATICPAWNNWKSLPSANGMPDVVQYGEFTIDFASIPGGIPADAELKAEPPLKQTVPALASFPTGGNVLLKANGPGKEAAIEVLQQLTLRFLTQLPAGKARLTIFDPVGLGDNFAALMHLADYDEALIAHRIWTEEHHFEQRLVDLTGHMESIIQKYLRNQYPSIEAYNQDAGEVAEPFRLLVVANYPANFNTEAAKRLVSVAASGSRCGVSTFISMDTSADQPRDINLTILEENSLLFAWKDGRFSAGDPDFADLPLSMTVPPDDQRVTELLNQVGKAARDAAKVEVAFKLIHPNFEQKPVWYADSATGLNIPLGRVGATRRQALTLGQGTSQHVLVAGKTGSGKSTLLNVLITNAALHYSPEQLEMYLIDFKKGVEFKAYAVHALPHARVIAIESEREFGLSVLQKLDAELKHRGERFRELGIANIKDVREADQNAMYPRILLIVDEFQEFFVDDDRLSQEAALLLDRLVRQGRAFGIHVILGSQTLGGAYTLARSTIDQMAVRIVLPCSESDGHLILGDDNHAARLLSRPGEAIYNDASGRVEGNHPFQICWLDDDQREQLLEDIHKKYVGSPGKFQFAEPIVFEGNAPAELSRSRPLLAALEKLPAQAPKEPAALLGEAIAIKDASTAVFKRQSGSQLLILGQDERAAVGVLAGSLVSLACQHPPGTAKFFVLAANFEVEPAQALHRLIKLLPHEVATGQHREVSQHMQTLHDELTARRSLPPDAPMTPIFVVIHGLHRLRDLRRSDDDFGGESSSSPVNQMAELVKEGATLGIHFLIWVDTATGATRSFDRATLREFTLRVLFQMSANDSSNLIDSPAAGKLGAHRALYHSEEMGTIEKFRPYGVPDEAVFQLLEEKLSGWNR